In the Plasmodium chabaudi chabaudi strain AS genome assembly, chromosome: 13 genome, one interval contains:
- a CDS encoding elongation factor Tu, putative, whose product MMKTKSRILSSLTKNGIGNKINSLENYMNNCNNIMNKRRVSNLVQLNENEGKEINIKHYIKNSTHLNNQNKINIFKIDKKKFAIGVFERKKPHMNIGTIGHVDHGKTTLTAAITKVCSKYDRGTFKSYEDIDKTPEEQKRGITINATHVEYETEKRHYSHIDCPGHLDYIKNMITGTSQMDGSILVVSAYDGLMPQTKEHVLLSRQIGINKIIVYLNKIDMCEDQELVDLVELEVRELLSFHKYDGDNIPFIKGSALKALNDDPSEYGVPSILKLLDACDNYIDEPQRKIDLPFLMSIDDVLQISGKGTVATGRVEQGTIKINEPVDILGIKDKPIKTVITGIEMFRKTLDTAQAGDQIGVMLKNIKKNDISRGMVVTKVPNMKTYKKFESDIYVLKNEEGGRKNPFSSYYRPQVYIRTADVNCAVILNEDTQIANPGDNIKCTIELMYPLAVSPGLRFSLREGGKTVASGIITKVL is encoded by the coding sequence ATGATGAAAACAAAGTCACGAATTTTAAGTTCTCTgacaaaaaatggaatagggaacaaaataaacagtcttgaaaattatatgaacaaCTGTAACaatattatgaacaaaaGAAGAGTTAGCAATCTAGTCCAATTAAACGAAAATGAAGGAAaagaaattaatataaaacattacattaaaaatagtacccatttaaataatcaaaataaaataaatatttttaagattgataaaaaaaagtttgcAATTGGAGTAtttgaaagaaaaaagccACATATGAATATCGGAACAATTGGTCATGTAGATCATGGGAAAACTACATTAACAGCAGCTATAACTAAAGTATGTTCAAAATATGATAGAGGTACATTTAAATCTTATGAAGATATAGATAAAACTCCTGAAGAACAGAAAAGAGGAATAACTATAAATGCGACTCATGTGGAATATGAAACAGAAAAAAGGCATTATAGTCATATTGATTGTCCTGGACATTtagattatataaaaaatatgattacTGGGACATCGCAAATGGATGGTTCAATATTAGTTGTATCAGCATATGATGGTTTAATGCCACAAACGAAAGAAcatgtattattatcaagACAGAtaggaataaataaaattattgtatatttaaataaaatagatatGTGTGAAGATCAAGAACTAGTAGATTTAGTTGAATTAGAAGTTAGAgaattattatcttttcataaatatgatgGTGATAATATTCCATTTATTAAAGGTTCTGCTTTAAAAGCTTTAAATGATGATCCTTCAGAATATGGAGTTCCatctattttaaaattattagatGCATgtgataattatattgatGAACCACAAAGAAAAATCGATTTACCTTTCCTTATGAGCATTGATGATGTATTACAAATTTCTGGAAAAGGTACAGTAGCTACTGGCCGAGTTGAACAAGGaactattaaaattaatgagCCTGTTGATATTTTAGGTATAAAAGATAAACCAATAAAAACGGTTATTACTGGAATTGAAATGTTTAGAAAAACTTTAGATACTGCACAAGCAGGTGATCAAATTGGAGTCAtgcttaaaaatataaaaaaaaatgatatatctAGAGGTATGGTTGTTACAAAAGTTCCCAATatgaaaacatataaaaaatttgaatcagatatttatgttttaaaaaatgaagaaggaggaagaaaaaatccattttcatcatattaTAGACCACAAGTATATATACGAACAGCTGATGTAAATTGTGCtgttatattaaatgaagACACACAAATAGCAAACCCAggtgataatataaaatgtacTATTGAACTTATGTACCCTTTAGCTGTTAGTCCTGGTCTTCGTTTTTCATTAAGAGAAGGT
- a CDS encoding GPI transamidase subunit PIG-U, putative: MSISKKIQSKKNGLFASLVICVALRVLVFYVLNGLEGSSYEYIENIISIDSMMKNEDIQNLEMSKLNNKEYKNWEQNRINDLNNNLEQYFQTNKRYNKNIKQYLFKSDSMYYSFNSDIYNMKYIYDSYLLSKRYKDIYSFLVLRINPIFLRFLHYIIFNEKKNIMNTVRIKTSEKKINRQSNIIDIFPYHEFRYFMLICLTDIFIAIFLFLIIEHIKKKKDFFKYIYEQTSQNGWKLINPVLLINIYLNNPLTILANVFLSLDNFKLLIITMSFYLTILRISTNSNKIILYINFFCIIFLNSILIYITSFHFVLIIIGINNFIIFIKENVNTSHIKNQIEFQKLSFMLFKNVIILLFTCVFYGLLIIVSYYMNGKSISFLNNTLINEYKIFYLVPNLGNYWYIFSTMFKNYYYSFLFLFHFHIFLYPVPLFFRLSKTPLTYLKIMIAIALVFHPNIVVNDIIYVLTLLAIDYEHTLYTIPFAKLLSIWVIHFSMFSVTLNMWLRKNTGNANFVLFNQLIVFNITAFIIVNSIKFYVRVQTPTIQLEEGKCIVVSKASNKEFKLLNIFKKKAE; the protein is encoded by the exons ATGAGCATAAGTAAGAAAATacaaagcaaaaaaaatggattatTCGCTAGTTTAGTAATATGTGTAGCTTTAAGGGTACTCGTATTTTACGTGTTAAACGGTTTAGAAGGCTCGAGCtatgaatatattgaaaatattataagtaTAGATAGtatgatgaaaaatgaagatatacaaaatttagAAATGTCCAAGCTTAATAATAAGGAATACAAAAATTGGGAACAAAATCGTATAAATGATTTGAATAACAATTTAGAGCAATACTTTCAAACAAATAAAcgttataataaaaatataaaacaatatttatttaaaagtgATTCTATGTATTATTCGTTTAATtcagatatatataatatgaaatatatatatgatagttatttattaagtaaaagatataaagacatatattcatttttagtACTACGAATAAatcctatatttttaagatttttacattatattatatttaatgaaaaaaaaaatattatgaacacGGTCAGAATAAAAAcatcagaaaaaaaaataaatagacAATCTAATATTATAGATATTTTCCCTTATCATGAGTTTCgatattttatgttaatATGCTTAACAGATATATTcatagctatttttttatttctaataattgaacatataaaaaagaagaaagatttttttaaatatatttatgaacaaaCAAGCCAAAATGGATGGAAACTAATTAATCCTGTcttgttaataaatatttatttaaataatcctCTTACTATTTTAgcaaatgtatttttatctttagaCAATTTTAAGTTgctaataataacaatgtctttttatttgacTATATTAAGGATATCAACAAATTCAAACAaaatcattttatatattaattttttttgtataatttttttaaattcaattcttatttatataacatcctttcattttgtacttataattattgggataaataatttcattatttttatcaaagaaaatgtaaatacttctcatattaaaaatcaGATTGAATTTCAGAAATTATCTTTTATGTTATTCAAAAATGTTATCATTCTACTTTTCACATGTGTGTTTTATGGcttattaataattgtgtcatattatatgaatggCAAATCGATT TCCTTTCTAAACAATACACTGATAAATGAATACAAGATTTTTTACCTGGTCCCTAATTTGGGGAATTATTGGTATATCTTTTCGACG ATGTTCAAGAATTATTACTATTCCTTTTTGTTTCTCTTTCAC TTTCATATCTTCCTTTACCCCGTGCCACTTTTTTTCCGTCTATCGAAAACGCCCCTtacttatttaaaaattatgatcgCG aTTGCGCTTGTATTTCATCCAAACATAGTAGTAAACGACATAATATACGTATTG acTTTGTTAGCTATAGATTATGAGCATACGTTGTATACTATTCCGTTTGCAAAACTA ctgTCTATTTGGGTAATTCATTTTAGTATGTTCTCAGTTACTTTGAACATGTGGTTACGTAAAAATACTGGGAATgcaaattttgttttatttaaccAGCTGattgtttttaatataacag cCTTTATAATAGTAAATAGCATAAAATTTTACGTTCGAGTTCAAACCCCAACTATACAACTGGAAGAAGGAAAATGTATTGTAGTGTCAAAAGCCAGTAATAAAGAATTTaaacttttaaatatatttaaaaaaaaagctgaataa
- a CDS encoding RNA-binding protein, putative — MALSLFKKKEPKEEAKAADPNIQADEDIKANNQLTESTAAESEVKSNTDSKKKSDKKKNDDSDSSDSSDSSDSSSDEEVTKKVEPVKVANKEKKKDDSDSSDSSDSSSDEEETTKVEPAKVANKDKKKDDSDSSDSSDSSSDSDSDDEIKPTPTLENNKKGNILLGNKNKEDGQGKRKNDALLDKGKNKKQKLGKENKKQKINNETNGESNYNQSNTNQGHIIAINNISKDLKCEELNNFIKNLLGESYNEEEMILGISAYYNCAYVFCQTDNMKEQLLFKNKEKFNGIPLIINEGNLSSTIYIYTSNPKFNDTDARSLFGEYGNVTNLYVYGTNNKNNNNNNSPAKKTKVKITYDSPRDALKALEKDGYLWKNYYLQVTPSTNTNSDSGFGNKGDRNNGFFKKRGGGPGGNGFSGKKFGNNNNRDNKNKFNKKPFNNFKNKKNFEKN, encoded by the exons atggcattatctttatttaaaaaaaaagaaccTAAAGAAGAAGCCAAAGCTGCTGACCCAAACATCCAAGCAG ATGAAGACATAAAGGCAAACAACCAACTGACCGAATCGACTGCAGCCGAGTCTGAAGTAAAGTCTAACACAGATAGTAAAAAGAAAAGCgacaaaaagaaaaacgaTGACTCCGATTCTTCAGATTCATCAGACTCATCAGATTCTTCTTCCGACGAAGAAGTGACAAAAAAAGTTGAACCCGTAAAAGTAGCAAACaaggaaaagaaaaaagatgaTTCAGATTCTTCAGATTCATCGGATTCTTCATCAGATGAAGAGGAGACTACAAAAGTTGAACCCGCAAAAGTAGCAAACAAAGACAAGAAAAAAGATGATTCAGATTCGTCCGATTCATCCGACTCTTCTTCAGATTCAGATTCagatgatgaaataaaaccAACCCCCACACttgaaaataacaaaaaggGAAATATTCTCTTAggtaacaaaaataaagaagatgGACAAggcaaaagaaaaaatgatgcTTTATTGgataaaggaaaaaataaaaaacaaaaattaggaaaagaaaacaagaaacaaaaaataaataatgaaacaaaTGGTGAATCAAATTATAACCAATCCAATACTAATCAAGGACATATAATTgcaattaataatataagtaaAGATCTAAAATGtgaagaattaaataattttataaaaaatttattaggTGAATCATataatgaagaagaaaTGATATTAGGAATTAGtgcatattataattgtGCATATGTATTTTGTCAAACTGACAATATGAAAgaacaattattatttaaaaataaagagaaATTTAATGGTATACCTCTTATTATTAATGAAGGAAACTTATCAtcaactatatatatatatacatcaaACCCAAAATTTAATGACACAGATGCTAGATCATTATTTGGTGAGTATGGAAATGTAACTAATCTCTATGTATATGGAACTaacaacaaaaataataataataataattcacccgcaaaaaaaacaaaagttAAAATTACTTATGATTCACCACGAGATGCTTTAAAAGCATTAGAAAAGGATGGATACCTGtggaaaaattattatttacaagtTACACCATCAACAAATACTAATAGTGATTCAGGATTCGGAAATAAAGGCGACAGAAATAATGGCTTCTTTAAGAAAAGAGGTGGAGGACCCGGAGGAAATGGATTTTCCGGAAAAAAGTTTGGAAACAACAACAACAGAGAtaacaaaaacaaatttaacaaaaaaccatttaacaattttaaaaataaaaaaaatttcgaaaaaaattaa
- a CDS encoding protein kinase, putative: MSKWGLLVGEILWPKEFIYVIENEGCNNKFGHSYVIKYNGNIVYKNLKKSLNNIDKMVNATKSICVNLEQQRDEYDPDNLNYENKISDESTNANQILLRLSDKKQGIKEQLSKINTIQEKYDIILKNEPCYNFRFDFPYFNIHGDPLVEKIKNSYFSTRNGGINPHQNYQGNLQYNKNRAGKTKRGENNKGYRSYLYNIKIIDCDETRVGGHEFIFSEDNSDNIKINKLIKEGKYIKNSIYEYKEYCKDMASYEENEGSHFEGEEQEGNPNGKHRKGHKGGSTNNDGKNDGKNDGKNNEVTYETVGVLPYSDIIVLNKKELGKKNKEVAGFVTPFLLNGNIKRMIENVSPYNKYKFNDEIIFKSLCNIIKVMNYLEEKNIVHGNIKPSNLFISNNGFHILIGNFVPKIKLSNYYFYVINKTRTPMKYISPELLFYIKKKTNELKKNINKNKVGNIDKYLMKNDIFCLGLSFYYIVTMGEDILNHIDDSRAFQYKVNNIKSFVKKPELFFLLKNLLIYDHVHRPSWSDLSNLITQISRGMNNSI; the protein is encoded by the coding sequence atgagCAAATGGGGTTTATTAGTAGGAGAAATTCTGTGGCCCAAggaatttatatatgttattgaaaatgaaggttgtaataataaatttgggCACAGTTatgtgataaaatataatggaaatatagTTTAtaagaatttaaaaaaaagtttaaataatatagataaaatGGTAAATGCAACAAAATCTATATGTGTAAATTTAGAACAACAAAGAGATGAATATGATCCAgacaatttaaattatgaaaataaaatatcagACGAATCCACAAATGCTAACCAAATATTACTTAGATTATCAGATAAAAAACAAGGAATAAAAGAACAactttcaaaaataaatacaattcaagaaaaatatgatataatattaaaaaacgAACCATGTTATAACTTCCGATTTGACTTTCCATATTTCAATATTCATGGTGATCCCTtagttgaaaaaataaaaaattcatatttcAGCACAAGGAATGGGGGTATCAATCCTCATCAAAATTATCAAGGCAATttacaatataataaaaaccgTGCTGGTAAAACGAAACGTGGTGAAAATAACAAAGGGTATAGAAGCtatttatacaatataaaaattatagattGTGACGAGACAAGAGTAGGGGGTCATgaattcatattttcagAAGATAATTcagataatataaaaattaacaagCTAATTAAAgaaggaaaatatataaaaaattcgatatatgaatataaagaGTATTGTAAAGATATGGCTAGttatgaagaaaatgaaggATCACATTTTGAAGGGGAAGAACAGGAAGGCAACCCAAATGGCAAGCACAGGAAAGGCCATAAAGGAGGAAGCACAAACAATGACGGCAAAAATGATGGCAAAAATGATGGTAAAAATAACGAGGTGACGTATGAAACCGTGGGGGTACTCCCATATAGTGACATAATTgtattaaacaaaaaagagcttggtaaaaaaaataaggagGTTGCAGGATTTGTAacaccatttttattaaatgggAATATTAAGAGAATGATTGAAAATGTGAGtccatataataaatacaaatttaatgatgaaataatatttaaaagtttATGTAACATTATAAAGGttatgaattatttagaagaaaaaaatatagtacATGGAAATATAAAGCCAAGCAACTTATTTATAAGTAATAATggatttcatattttaattggAAATTTTGTTCCCAAAATTAAGttatcaaattattatttttatgttataaataaaacaaggACAcctatgaaatatatatcccctgaacttttattttatataaaaaaaaaaacaaatgaattaaaaaaaaatataaataaaaataaagtaggCAACATAGATAAGTACCTTATGAAGAAtgacattttttgtttaggATTAtccttttattatattgtaaCAATGGGTGAGGACATTTTAAATCACATCGATGATTCTCGAGCATTTCAATATAaagttaataatattaaatcgtttgtaaaaaaaccggaattattttttcttctgaaaaatcttttaatatatgatcATGTGCATAGGCCGAGTTGGTCTGACCTGTCCAACCTCATAACACAAATAAGTAGAGGAATGAACAATTCCATCTAG
- a CDS encoding DNA polymerase theta, putative, with amino-acid sequence MFCAKQKKKNKKDNPPLCHRRLGIFKKKLYKNNHQLIYISLSGHVYTSPNYREVSEFDNDILTKLNISKTGEYSSINNDKFIYETVNDLNKIEKFIHDEKNFEYYYIPPSIIRKYNEIGIYELHDEQVEFLRNAFENEYIENGLNNKKDDIIYDATHVQDINEILNSEFFSAFENFGERGEMIKCLHSNVITEHVQEKNMNETPIKNIQNDKEFYKNFLFSMPTGMGKTLIYDIIIIRFILYKGYRVILTLPTVSLINEKYDYYEMLLGNDTVSLNIKKFNSFNFTGYSYSLSTDIALCTYEQANIIINIIIKNNLKSNFIFIIDEIHYINDLQRGFFIESLLTKIKYAQKNYNHIFNLRAYGFSATLSNIDHIGRWLEAKIRVSSKKTQKIKYLYKIKNVMYKDIEQKYIERSLDIPYVLDPDHLGYILSEELILKRNVLIFCSTKKQSEKVASFISNVISYYLKNIDFNISIELLEKRKNLINQLNEIKDINTKIVEIEKLIINGIFYHHAELGKYEKDIIENALRNNILFCLCCTTTLSVGVNFNVHTIIIRNIKVGISFLTKDQIIQISGRCGRLKKKVDGNSNLDIKPLHYNNNNKGNNNLHNETEKYELTKAMNTNNSNCYVKDYDTNCDGKVIMFLNCKDDIEYLKMLFRDNVDKKIVESAMEKFNLCKFIIELIELNIIKTKKDILYFFFSYALKFCKYDMETSQIKDNGWLEKYKEKIILEIKEIFQYLFDNKLIVIPYEKEQNYYYYIFEKIYNVNLYEMENIFNFNFLNQHINTDMLIKSNLQQKIHLFKNLCKHYKSSNILDPENEKSTIPFITIFSIFKDTHINKNIFPNLFVQFIKNLFLININNKQNNFYVYDILEEDDELMCSEISSYVHSASTSLDFIFNYSIIHTTYVKGFSPDTLLMIFVFCLGSEINLKINFEVYESALLQNDDRMNTLKIFKYLDLNLDILRKYKMRKNDNFKEVSERFLKGEINIEEISQTFEWVKIKRFYFSLIIYELFNTDLYTVSRKYKLKTKELKNLYIRSCYNLSFNCKAIRNFKNSLSIFCIILENLLLKMKSKIVPHNF; translated from the exons ATGTTTTGtgcaaaacaaaaaaaaaaaaataaaaaggacAACCCACCATTATGTCATAGAAG ATTaggaatatttaaaaaaaaattgtataaaaataatcacCAGTTGATATACATTTCTTTATCGGGACATGTCTACACAAGT cCTAATTATAGAGAGGTTTCGGAATTTGACAATGATATTCTTACCAAATTGAACATATCAA AAACAGGAGAATATTCCTCAATAAACAAtgacaaatttatatatgaaacagtaaatgatttaaacaaaatagaaaaatttattcatGACGAAAAGAATTTTGAATACTACTATATACCACCATCTATCATAAG aaaatataatgaaattggaatatatgaattacACGATGAACAAGTCGAGTTTTTAAGAAATGCTtttgaaaatgaatatattgaaaatggtttaaataataaaaaagatgatataatatacgATGCTACACATGTTCaagatataaatgaaatattgaATTCAGAGTTTTTTTCTGCCtttgaaaattttggaGAAAGAGGggaaatgataaaatgCCTGCACAGCAATGTAATAACAGAACATGTtcaggaaaaaaatatgaacgaAACcccaataaaaaatattcaaaatgataaagaattttataaaaattttttgtttagtATGCCAACAGGAATGGGAAAAACATTAATTTatgatattataattattcgatttattttatataaaggaTATAGAGTTATATTAACTTTACCAACTGTATCactaataaatgaaaaatatgattattatGAAATGCTACTAGGAAATGATACAGtatcattaaatattaaaaaatttaatagcTTTAATTTTACTGGTTATTCTTATAGTCTATCAACTGATATAGCTTTATGTACATACGAACAAgctaatattataattaatattataattaaaaataatttaaaatcgaattttatatttattattgatGAAATTCATTATATCAATGATTTGCAAAGAGGGTTTTTCATTGAATCcttattaacaaaaattaaatatgcccaaaaaaattacaatcatatttttaatttacgAGCATATGGTTTCTCTGCAACATTGTCTAACATAGATCAT ATCGGAAGGTGGTTGGAAGCGAAGATACGAGTAAGTAGcaaaaaaacacaaaaaataaaatacctgtataaaataaaaaatgtgatgtataaagatatagagcaaaaatatattgagaGATCACTAGATATTCCATATGTATTAGATCCAGATCATTTaggatatatattaagcgaagaattaattttaaaaaggaatgtattaatattttgttcgacaaaaaaacaaagcGAAAAGGTTGCGTCATTTATTAGTAATGTAATTTcctattatttaaaaaatattgattttaatataagtattgaattattagaaaaaagaaaaaatttaataaatcaattaaatgagataaaagatataaatacaaaaattgtagaaattgaaaaattaattattaatggaattttttatcatcatgCAGAATTaggaaaatatgaaaaagacATTATTGAGAATGCGCttagaaataatatacttttttgtCTTTGTTGTACAACCACTTTATCTGTTGGTGTAAATTTTAATGTACatacaataattataaggaatataaaagtaggtatttcatttttaacaaaagatcaaattattcaaatatCCGGAAGGTGTGGtagattaaaaaaaaaagttgatGGGAACTCCAATTTGGATATAAAGCCGTtacattataataataataataaaggaaACAACAATTTACATAATGAAacagaaaaatatgaacttACAAAAGCTatgaatacaaataatagtaattgCTATGTCAAAGATTATGATACTAATTGTGATGGGAAGGtaataatgtttttaaattgtaaagatgatatagaatatttaaagatGTTATTTCGGGATAATGTAGACAAAAAGATCGTAGAAAGTGCGATGGAAAAATTTAATCTATGCAAATTTATTATCGAACTAAtagaattaaatattataaaaacaaaaaaagatattttatatttttttttttcatatgcccttaaattttgtaaatatgaTATGGAAACTAGccaaataaaagataatgGTTGgcttgaaaaatataaagaaaaaataatactcGAAATTAAAGAGATTTTTCAATActtatttgataataagTTAATTGTTATACCTTATGAGaaagaacaaaattattattattatatatttgaaaaaatttataatgttAACTTATatgaaatggaaaatatttttaattttaattttttaaatcaacATATTAATACAGATATGCTGATAAAATCAAATTTAcaacaaaaaattcatctcttcaaaaatttatgtaaaCATTATAAATCAAGTAATATATTAGACccagaaaatgaaaaatctACAATACCctttataacaattttttctatttttaaagacactcatattaataaaaatatatttccaaaTCTATTTGTCCAATTCATTAAgaatttatttcttattaacataaacaataaacaaaataatttttatgtatatgacATCCTTGAAGAAGACGATGAACTTATGTGCTCCGAAATATCATCATATGTTCATTCGGCTTCTACTTCTTtagattttatttttaactaCTCTATAATTCATACCACGTATGTTAAAG gGTTTTCTCCGGATACGCTTCTAAtgatttttgtattttgtCTAGGTTCCGAGATAAACTTGAAAATTAATTTCGAAGTATACGAAAGTGCGTTACTTCAAAATGACGACAGAATGAACAccttaaaaattttcaaatacCTAGACCTCAATCTAGACATATTACGAAAGTACAAGATGCGAAAAAATGACAATTTCAAGGAGGTTTCCGAGCGATTTCTCAAGGGAGA AATAAATATTGAAGAAATATCCCAGACATTTGAGTGGGTAAAGATAAAAAGGTTTTACTTCAGTCTGATTATTTACGAACTTTTTAATACTGACCTTTATACCGTTTCAAGAAA atataaattaaaaaccaaagaattaaaaaatttatacataaGAAGCTGTTATAATCTTTCCTTTAATTGTAAAGCTATTCggaattttaaaaattcatt aagcattttttgtataattttagaaaatttattattgaaGATGAAGTCAAAAATTGTCCcccataatttttaa
- a CDS encoding signal peptidase complex catalytic subunit SEC11, putative, with amino-acid sequence MDFIKNQYNSAIADLKKTFRNPRDGISHVLGVICLLLNAFMIWKLLVVATGCESPIVVVLSGSMEPGYYRGDTLALYNPAVIHAGDVVVYQIHGRDIPIVHRILNIHRTHDNQYHLLSKGDNNNIDDRGLYDAHQYWLENQHVLGLSVGYAPYIGMLTIWVNEYPTVKWGIVSVMLLMILLGYE; translated from the exons ATGGATTTCATAAAGAACCAATATAATTCAGCCATAGCAGATCTTAAAAAAACTTTTAGAAATCCAAGAGATGGAATATCCCACGTATTAGGCGTTATATGCTTGTTGCTAAACGCTTTTATGATATGGAAATTACTAGTAGTAGCAACag GATGCGAGTCCCCTATTGTTGTCGTATTAAGTGGGAGTATGGAACCCGGATATTACAGAGGCGATACTTTGGCTTTATACAACCCAGCCGTTATACATGCGGGCGATGTTGTAGTATATCAAATACATGGAAGAGATATTCCAATTGTTCATagaatattaaatattcatagAACACATGATAATCagtatcatttattatcaaaaggagataacaataatattgatGATAGAGGATTATATGATGCTCATCAATACTGGTTAGAAAATCAACATGTACTTGGACTTTCAGTTGGATATGCACCATATATCGGAATGTTAACAATATGGGTTAATGAATATCCAACTGTTAAATGGGGAATAGTTTCAGTAATGTTATTAATGATATTACTTGGGTAtgaataa